A single window of Rhodamnia argentea isolate NSW1041297 chromosome 5, ASM2092103v1, whole genome shotgun sequence DNA harbors:
- the LOC115737186 gene encoding adenylate isopentenyltransferase 5, chloroplastic-like: protein MKSIHGAPKLNKPKVVFIMGATGTGKTKLSIDLAIHFQTEIINSDKIQVYKGLDVVTNKVTELERRGVPHHLLGVIDDPDVDFSVHDFCRDALIAIKQITERGCVAIVAGGSNSFIEVLVEDPTLNFRSIYDCCFIWLDVLPPVLNARVSKRVDEMVAGGLIDEVRGIFIPQADYLSGIRRAIGVPEMDRFLRVENHMIDDGIPKEVLLDEAINEIKVNTFELTCRQVEKIRKLIEERGWNIRRIDATGVFECPGKDVEKAWESLVLEPSLAIVGDFLNGQEKAFSTTPDQFPAALPQVRVEMCATN, encoded by the coding sequence ATGAAGTCCATCCATGGAGCTCCAAAGCTGAACAAGCCCAAGGTTGTGTTTATCATGGGAGCAACAGGAACCGGAAAAACCAAGCTCTCCATCGATCTCGCGATCCATTTTCAAACCGAGATAATCAATTCCGACAAAATCCAGGTGTACAAGGGGCTCGATGTCGTCACCAACAAGGTCACCGAGCTCGAGCGCCGAGGTGTGCCGCACCACCTCTTAGGAGTGATCGACGACCCCGATGTCGACTTCTCGGTGCACGATTTCTGCCGCGACGCGTTGATCGCCATCAAGCAGATAACGGAACGCGGATGTGTCGCGATCGTTGCCGGGGGATCGAACTCCTTTATCGAGGTGCTCGTGGAGGACCCGACGCTTAACTTCAGGTCCATTTACGATTGTTGTTTCATCTGGTTGGATGTGTTGCCGCCCGTATTGAATGCCCGAGTGTCGAAACGGGTGGACGAGATGGTTGCCGGAGGCCTAATAGACGAGGTGCGAGGAATTTTCATCCCGCAAGCCGACTACTTGAGCGGCATCCGCCGTGCCATTGGAGTCCCGGAGATGGACCGTTTCTTGAGAGTTGAGAATCACATGATCGACGACGGGATACCAAAGGAGGTTCTGCTCGATGAGGCCATCAACGAGATCAAGGTCAACACTTTCGAGTTAACCTGTCGCCAAGTCGAGAAGATCCGGAAGCTCATTGAAGAGCGTGGGTGGAACATCCGCCGCATCGACGCGACCGGGGTCTTCGAGTGTCCAGGGAAAGATGTTGAGAAGGCATGGGAGAGCTTGGTGCTGGAGCCAAGCTTGGCAATAGTAGGAGACTTCCTCAACGGCCAAGAGAAAGCATTTAGTACTACGCCTGATCAATTTCCCGCAGCCTTGCCTCAAGTTCGCGTGGAGATGTGCGCGACTAATTAG